Part of the Salinigranum rubrum genome is shown below.
TCCGGCGGACCGCCGACCCCATTGGGCGAGACGCTCAACGAGACGTTCCTCGACCGGGGCATCGCGTTCAACCTCTACGTCCACCACCGGACGAGCGACCGGACGGTCCGCCGGAAGACGGTCGTTCGGATGGGCGGGCCGAGCGACAACGCCATCTCCGCGCGGTGGCGGGTGACGCTGTACGACGACGACGTGCTGTACGCCGCGGACAACACCCCGACGACCCACACGCTCGCGAACTCGACGACGTTCTACGCGTCGGACATCTCGCCGGGGACGCTGTACAACGTCCTCGAAGTGGAGGTGGTCGTGTGGCGGATGTGAGGCGGCCGCCGACGCGCCCCCGGCGACAGCGCGCGAGCAGCGACGGCAGCGACGGCACCGGCGGTCGCAGCCGAAGACGCGGACGCGGACGCAACTCCGACTTCGACGACGACCGCGGCCAGTTGTTCCTCGTCGGGGCGCTCTCGCTCGCCGTTCTGTTCGTCGGTTTCGCGCTGCTTTTGAACACCGCCATCTACACCGAGAACCTCGCGACCCGGAACACCGACCCGGGGACCGACCCCTCCATCAGCTACCGGGCGGCTGCCGAGGACGCCGCGCGGGAGCTCATGATCCGGGAGAATCGCAACGGGACGGACCCC
Proteins encoded:
- a CDS encoding DUF7288 family protein translates to MWEPRQRTRRPRLRTSSRGQAHTLEAFAAATILLASIVFALQVTAVTPLTASTSSQHIENQQEAVATGVLASAAENGTLKPTVLYVNNSSGNFHGNTFEGQYVSGGPPTPLGETLNETFLDRGIAFNLYVHHRTSDRTVRRKTVVRMGGPSDNAISARWRVTLYDDDVLYAADNTPTTHTLANSTTFYASDISPGTLYNVLEVEVVVWRM